A window from Flavobacterium gyeonganense encodes these proteins:
- a CDS encoding GH92 family glycosyl hydrolase, with protein MIINKIYTLGRFGISLFLIFLISCKAEKISSTKGELVSMVYPLLDTENSRWFFFSSASRPFGMVNLNPDTEIKGDWGGGYKYTTDTIKGFSHVHEWQMSALSVMPVTISNGNSANIFSDFYSKFSHDSEKIFPGYHSVTLDRYQIKAELTSTKRVGFHKYTFPKNSQKAILFNLNTILGPCENTNGTLEKNNDYELSGSLVLSTNFRRPKPLTVYFKIKFNEPVSSIERNIATGNYLVNFGKAKEEILMKAAISYTSVENATNNMQLELPHWDFDKAVSDSKNEWNSLLGRIQIEGGTETDQRRFYTDLWHALQGRKIISDANGAYPDNTGEKFRIGQLPLDANGKPKFNHYNSDAFWGAQWTINTLWGLVYPEIMDEFVHSLMQYYKDGGMIPRGPSGGNDTYVMTGASTTPFIVTAIQKGIVKNDLEAIYIALKKNHMLNGIMGKAGYEHNTDVGGGLKYYIEKGFVPYPLPEGNFGSHQDGASQTLEYAYQDWTLAQLAKKLNHKEDYDYFMTRSKNYQNVFDKTSGWMRPKNVEGKWRENYDPYEYENGFIESNGAQSTWFVPHDIEGLAELMGGKQKAVEKLNKQFETAKELKFTSGTSHDAELHPEFSRIPINFGNQPSIQTSFIFNVLGRPDLTQYWTRNVVKDTFSGLSPATGYNGDEDQGLMGSLNVLLKIGLFQMNGGTDQDAQYQIGSPVFSKVSIQLNQHYYKGKNFIIEAPQNSLENVYINQIKYNNTAVENYTISHNAITNGGKLILEMSNKAKQ; from the coding sequence ATGATAATCAATAAAATTTATACATTAGGACGCTTCGGAATAAGTTTATTTCTTATTTTTTTAATCTCATGCAAAGCTGAAAAAATCTCTTCTACAAAAGGAGAACTAGTAAGCATGGTTTACCCGTTGCTTGATACAGAAAATTCAAGATGGTTTTTCTTTTCATCTGCAAGCCGTCCGTTTGGCATGGTAAATTTAAACCCGGATACCGAAATCAAAGGAGATTGGGGAGGCGGTTACAAATATACAACCGATACAATAAAAGGTTTTAGCCACGTTCATGAATGGCAAATGTCTGCACTTTCAGTAATGCCTGTAACGATTAGTAATGGAAATAGTGCAAATATCTTTTCAGATTTTTATTCTAAATTTAGTCATGATTCTGAAAAAATATTTCCAGGTTATCACTCCGTTACACTCGACAGGTACCAAATAAAAGCAGAACTGACCAGTACAAAAAGAGTTGGCTTTCATAAATATACATTTCCAAAAAACTCCCAAAAAGCAATTCTTTTCAATCTGAACACAATTTTGGGACCTTGCGAAAATACAAACGGAACGCTTGAAAAAAATAATGATTATGAACTTTCAGGATCGTTGGTTTTAAGTACCAATTTTAGACGTCCGAAACCTTTAACGGTATATTTTAAAATTAAATTTAATGAGCCTGTTTCTTCAATTGAACGAAATATAGCTACAGGAAATTATTTGGTGAATTTTGGCAAAGCCAAAGAAGAAATCCTGATGAAAGCAGCTATTTCTTATACCTCAGTAGAAAATGCTACTAACAATATGCAGTTGGAACTACCGCATTGGGATTTTGATAAAGCAGTTTCTGATTCAAAAAATGAATGGAATAGTTTATTAGGCAGAATCCAGATTGAAGGTGGTACAGAAACCGATCAAAGACGTTTTTATACAGATCTTTGGCATGCCTTGCAGGGACGAAAAATAATCAGTGATGCAAACGGTGCCTATCCTGATAATACCGGAGAAAAATTCAGAATTGGGCAATTGCCGCTTGATGCAAACGGAAAACCAAAGTTCAACCATTACAATTCTGATGCATTTTGGGGAGCCCAGTGGACAATCAATACGCTTTGGGGACTCGTTTATCCTGAAATTATGGATGAATTTGTACATTCTTTAATGCAATACTATAAAGATGGAGGTATGATTCCGCGTGGTCCTTCGGGAGGAAATGATACGTATGTAATGACAGGCGCTTCTACGACACCTTTTATAGTGACGGCCATTCAAAAAGGAATTGTAAAAAACGATTTAGAAGCCATATACATTGCCCTGAAGAAAAACCATATGTTAAACGGCATCATGGGAAAAGCAGGATACGAACATAATACAGATGTAGGTGGGGGATTGAAATATTATATCGAAAAAGGTTTTGTTCCGTATCCACTCCCTGAAGGCAATTTTGGAAGTCATCAGGACGGAGCTAGTCAGACATTGGAATATGCTTATCAGGACTGGACACTGGCACAATTGGCTAAGAAATTAAATCATAAGGAAGACTATGATTATTTCATGACAAGGTCTAAAAACTACCAGAATGTTTTTGATAAAACTTCCGGATGGATGCGTCCTAAAAATGTAGAAGGAAAGTGGCGTGAAAATTATGATCCGTATGAATATGAAAACGGTTTTATAGAGTCAAACGGAGCCCAGTCAACCTGGTTTGTACCGCATGATATTGAAGGTTTAGCAGAATTGATGGGAGGAAAGCAAAAAGCGGTTGAAAAGCTGAATAAGCAATTTGAAACGGCAAAAGAGTTAAAATTCACTTCAGGAACTTCACATGATGCCGAATTGCATCCGGAATTCAGCCGTATTCCAATCAATTTTGGCAACCAGCCTTCCATTCAGACATCCTTTATTTTTAATGTATTAGGAAGGCCAGATTTGACACAATACTGGACCAGAAACGTTGTAAAAGATACCTTCAGCGGATTATCTCCTGCTACAGGTTACAACGGAGATGAAGATCAGGGACTAATGGGAAGCTTGAATGTTTTGCTTAAAATTGGCTTATTCCAAATGAATGGAGGAACGGATCAGGATGCCCAATATCAGATAGGAAGTCCAGTTTTTTCTAAAGTATCCATTCAGTTAAACCAGCATTATTATAAAGGCAAAAATTTTATAATTGAAGCTCCTCAAAACAGTCTGGAAAATGTTTATATCAACCAAATAAAATATAACAATACAGCTGTAGAAAATTATACAATTTCACACAATGCTATTACAAACGGAGGAAAATTGATTTTAGAAATGTCTAATAAAGCAAAGCAATAA
- a CDS encoding RagB/SusD family nutrient uptake outer membrane protein, protein MKKILKYLGLPVLMVGLFWSCEDLDVPITTQLTPEVFPQNSDQFRQSAYPVFAAFRGEFSFAWWWTQSLSTDEAILPSRGGNWFDNRNYISLHLHDWTPDNGIFSSLWDWSSKVIGMSNQTISILNQAMPAGTEKNTLISEIKTMRAMSYYILMDNFGGVPLDTVYGDFNPRPQSSRTEVFNFIEKELKKALPNLNSASGITTYGRPNKQTVNALLAKLYLNAQVYTGTSRYNECIAACDEVIKSGLYNVEPRATYLQMFYPNNGPQMKEFIFAIPYDVTAQSFFGLNGQMYHSRYDVPRSERAKFGLSFTPSAPRSTLPEFYANFNDANDIRNNQWLTGPQYNKDGTPLMVTTTKSGYDQFYKGEDAGATKTYQVDLTPDIILRANVTLFDLGNDEIAWNMGYRNIKFYPDASSTNRNQNNDVPFLRYSDVLLMKAEAILRGGAETLGQNPLALVNMVRSNRTTSAAWSSVTLEDLYKERSREFAWEAWHRNDMIRFGKYEGKWGYKTDTDIKRRLFPIPTTARNLNPALTQNDGYPN, encoded by the coding sequence ATGAAAAAGATATTAAAATATTTGGGACTTCCGGTACTTATGGTTGGTTTATTCTGGTCTTGTGAAGATCTGGATGTACCCATTACAACACAGCTTACCCCAGAGGTATTTCCTCAGAATTCAGATCAATTTAGACAAAGTGCATATCCGGTTTTTGCCGCTTTCAGAGGTGAGTTTTCATTCGCTTGGTGGTGGACACAATCATTATCAACAGATGAAGCTATTTTACCTTCAAGAGGAGGTAACTGGTTTGATAACAGAAACTACATTTCCTTACATTTACATGACTGGACACCAGATAATGGTATTTTTTCAAGTCTTTGGGACTGGTCATCTAAAGTGATAGGGATGAGTAATCAGACCATTTCAATTTTAAATCAGGCAATGCCTGCAGGAACAGAAAAAAACACTTTAATTTCTGAAATAAAAACAATGCGCGCCATGTCCTATTATATATTAATGGATAATTTCGGAGGAGTACCGTTGGATACGGTTTATGGAGACTTCAATCCCCGTCCACAATCGAGCAGAACAGAAGTGTTTAATTTTATAGAAAAAGAATTAAAAAAAGCATTACCTAATTTAAACTCGGCATCAGGAATAACAACTTACGGAAGGCCTAATAAACAGACTGTTAATGCTTTGTTGGCTAAACTATATTTGAATGCTCAGGTATATACAGGTACATCACGTTATAATGAGTGTATTGCAGCTTGTGATGAAGTTATTAAATCAGGATTATATAATGTGGAGCCAAGAGCAACTTATCTTCAAATGTTTTATCCAAATAATGGGCCACAAATGAAGGAATTTATTTTTGCAATTCCTTATGATGTTACTGCCCAATCTTTCTTTGGTTTGAACGGACAAATGTACCATTCACGTTATGATGTCCCTCGTTCTGAAAGAGCTAAATTTGGTCTTTCATTTACACCAAGTGCACCCAGAAGTACGCTTCCTGAGTTTTATGCTAATTTTAATGATGCTAATGATATTCGCAACAATCAGTGGTTAACGGGTCCGCAATATAATAAGGATGGCACTCCTTTAATGGTTACTACAACAAAAAGTGGATATGACCAGTTTTATAAAGGAGAAGATGCTGGTGCCACTAAAACGTATCAGGTTGATCTTACTCCAGATATTATACTCCGAGCAAACGTTACTTTGTTTGATTTAGGTAATGATGAAATTGCATGGAACATGGGGTATAGAAATATTAAATTTTATCCGGATGCTAGTTCAACAAACCGTAATCAAAATAATGACGTACCATTTTTACGTTACTCAGATGTATTATTAATGAAAGCCGAAGCAATTTTACGTGGAGGTGCTGAAACTTTAGGACAAAATCCTTTAGCACTTGTTAATATGGTTCGTTCAAACCGTACTACATCTGCTGCATGGAGCAGTGTAACGCTGGAAGATTTGTACAAAGAAAGAAGCCGTGAATTTGCATGGGAAGCATGGCATAGAAATGATATGATCCGTTTTGGAAAATATGAAGGTAAGTGGGGATATAAAACAGATACGGACATTAAACGTCGTTTGTTTCCAATTCCAACAACTGCAAGAAATTTAAATCCGGCTTTAACTCAAAATGACGGATATCCTAATTAA
- a CDS encoding SusC/RagA family TonB-linked outer membrane protein, translating into MEKLKLLLLAFFLGLSINSWAQKTEVSGVILDDKNLPLPAANILEKGTTRSVVTDFDGKFKISVSNPNAVLVVSFLGFTDQTVKLDGTKTNLTIKLASATNALEQVVVVGYGKGSRKNLTTSVTSIKSEELNRGALTDVGQLLQGKVSGLNISSSGDPTRTASVVLRGVSTLNSSQGPFYVIDGVPGVDISMISPDDIATIDVLKDAAATAIYGNRAANGVIMVTTKKGSKDRTQIAYNGYVGWEEVSNQLDMMDADQLRAFTKKNNLNFTPENDKGANTNWQKEILRSEKAKSSSHNLSMSGGGKNGSYTASITSLNKEGVLLKSDFSRVIARLAVEQFAFDDKVKFGLNVTNSNSKYVNVPQRNTVLLQAANHLPVSPVRNPDGSFFENFASTGYFNPVALIEHGTDETKTNNLVGNLTAEVKLPFGFTYNLSIAHQKLTTTHGEFYDSYYEMYNGASFYNNPDPPQGKTLLNFGENGSALRNTYENTNNIIESFLTWDKTLGVHKIKAVLGYSWQENILGDGFQTTATNFPVDNVGYNNLALSNYISVKGYVVNFGDSKAYQKTRLIGEFARLNYNFGDRYLLQGTIRRDGGSVFGANNRWGYFPSAGVAWRVDKESFMQGQKVFSDLKFRASYGVTGNSSGFNAYTAQFISGSLGTYYNNGVQEGGYGPNQAANPDLKWEKTATKNIGLDFGLFNGKVTGSVDLYDKKTTDMIFTYEVNSAHVPAGGIVANGGEISNKGIELSLAATPVKTANFTYSTNVNLASNKNEIVRLSNPLFKSRDNILRVSPEGGGQTGSTLQVFKEGKPLGQFYTLLYAGKNDAGVSQYVAKDGSLTTTPANGVDYHYLGSAQPKVLMGWGNNFQYKKFDLSIFFRGVFGNKIFNATKADLFRPSTAMTTNILADAANESPNDLNAYKYSSRFIEDGSYIRLDNMTLGYNFGKVSKFIQNVRVYQTINNLFVITKYSGIDPEVEQGGTAPGVDSNNFYPKTRTFMFGLNVIF; encoded by the coding sequence ATGGAAAAACTTAAACTTTTATTGTTAGCCTTCTTTTTAGGTCTTTCAATTAATTCATGGGCACAAAAAACCGAAGTGTCCGGTGTAATTTTAGATGACAAGAATTTGCCATTGCCCGCAGCAAACATTCTTGAAAAAGGTACTACTCGTAGTGTAGTAACAGATTTTGATGGTAAATTCAAAATTTCAGTTTCAAATCCTAATGCGGTACTGGTTGTATCTTTCCTTGGATTTACAGATCAGACTGTTAAATTAGACGGAACCAAAACAAATTTAACAATTAAACTGGCTTCAGCTACTAATGCTTTAGAGCAGGTAGTAGTAGTAGGTTACGGAAAAGGCTCCCGTAAAAACCTGACAACTTCTGTAACATCTATTAAATCAGAAGAATTGAACAGAGGAGCTCTTACTGATGTTGGACAATTATTACAGGGAAAAGTATCCGGTCTTAACATTTCATCAAGTGGAGATCCAACAAGAACTGCTTCTGTTGTTTTGCGTGGAGTTTCTACCTTAAATAGTTCCCAGGGACCGTTTTATGTTATCGATGGTGTTCCTGGTGTTGATATCTCAATGATTTCTCCTGATGATATCGCTACTATTGATGTATTAAAAGATGCTGCTGCAACTGCAATTTATGGTAACCGTGCCGCTAATGGGGTTATTATGGTTACTACAAAAAAAGGAAGCAAAGACAGAACTCAAATTGCTTATAACGGATATGTTGGCTGGGAAGAAGTTTCTAATCAGCTGGACATGATGGATGCAGATCAATTGAGAGCATTTACCAAAAAAAACAACCTGAATTTTACTCCTGAAAATGACAAAGGTGCTAATACCAACTGGCAGAAAGAAATTTTAAGATCAGAAAAAGCAAAGTCAAGCAGCCATAATTTATCCATGAGTGGAGGCGGTAAGAACGGTAGTTATACAGCGAGTATTACTTCTCTTAATAAAGAAGGTGTTCTTTTAAAAAGTGATTTCTCACGTGTAATAGCACGTTTAGCGGTAGAGCAATTTGCTTTTGATGATAAAGTTAAATTTGGTTTAAATGTTACAAATTCTAACAGCAAATACGTAAACGTGCCACAGCGTAATACTGTACTTTTACAGGCAGCAAATCACCTTCCTGTTTCTCCGGTGAGAAATCCTGATGGCAGCTTTTTTGAAAATTTCGCCAGTACCGGTTATTTTAATCCTGTTGCCTTAATCGAACACGGAACAGACGAAACAAAAACAAATAACCTTGTGGGTAACCTGACTGCAGAGGTAAAGCTTCCTTTTGGATTTACCTATAATTTAAGTATTGCACATCAAAAGCTGACTACTACTCATGGCGAGTTTTATGACAGTTATTATGAAATGTATAATGGTGCTAGTTTCTATAATAATCCAGATCCTCCACAAGGTAAAACGCTACTAAACTTTGGTGAGAATGGCTCAGCCTTGAGAAACACTTATGAGAACACTAATAATATTATTGAAAGTTTCTTAACATGGGATAAAACATTAGGAGTTCACAAAATAAAAGCTGTTTTAGGATATTCGTGGCAGGAAAATATACTGGGTGACGGATTTCAGACAACAGCGACAAATTTTCCTGTAGATAATGTAGGATATAACAATCTTGCTTTGAGCAATTATATATCAGTAAAGGGTTATGTTGTGAATTTTGGAGACAGTAAAGCATATCAAAAAACACGCCTGATTGGTGAATTTGCACGTTTAAACTACAATTTTGGTGACAGATATCTTTTACAGGGAACGATCAGAAGAGACGGGGGGTCTGTATTTGGAGCTAATAATCGCTGGGGGTATTTCCCATCTGCAGGTGTAGCATGGAGAGTAGACAAAGAAAGTTTCATGCAAGGACAAAAAGTTTTTAGTGACTTGAAATTCCGAGCAAGTTATGGTGTTACAGGAAACTCATCTGGATTTAATGCTTACACAGCACAGTTTATTTCAGGAAGTTTAGGAACTTATTATAACAATGGAGTGCAAGAAGGAGGTTACGGCCCAAATCAGGCTGCAAATCCGGATTTGAAATGGGAAAAAACAGCTACCAAAAACATTGGGCTTGATTTTGGATTGTTCAATGGAAAAGTTACAGGTTCTGTTGATTTGTACGACAAGAAAACAACAGATATGATTTTTACTTATGAAGTTAATTCTGCACACGTGCCTGCAGGAGGAATTGTGGCAAACGGTGGAGAGATATCTAACAAAGGAATCGAGCTAAGTTTAGCGGCAACTCCAGTTAAAACAGCAAACTTTACCTATTCAACGAATGTAAATCTGGCAAGTAATAAAAATGAAATTGTTAGATTATCAAACCCATTGTTTAAAAGTAGAGATAATATTCTCAGAGTATCACCTGAAGGTGGAGGACAAACCGGAAGTACTTTGCAGGTTTTTAAAGAAGGAAAGCCTCTTGGACAATTCTATACACTTCTATATGCAGGGAAAAATGATGCAGGTGTTTCTCAATATGTTGCCAAAGATGGTAGTTTAACCACAACACCGGCAAATGGTGTAGATTATCATTATCTGGGAAGCGCACAGCCAAAAGTATTAATGGGGTGGGGTAATAATTTCCAGTATAAGAAATTTGATTTAAGTATTTTCTTCAGAGGAGTTTTTGGAAACAAAATTTTCAATGCTACCAAAGCTGATCTATTCAGACCTAGTACTGCAATGACCACTAATATCTTAGCAGATGCAGCAAATGAATCGCCAAATGACCTTAATGCTTATAAATATTCATCACGTTTTATAGAAGACGGTAGTTATATCAGATTAGATAATATGACTTTAGGATATAATTTTGGCAAAGTGAGCAAATTTATTCAAAATGTGCGTGTGTATCAAACAATCAATAATCTCTTTGTTATTACAAAGTATTCAGGAATTGATCCGGAAGTAGAACAAGGAGGAACAGCGCCAGGTGTAGATTCTAATAACTTCTATCCAAAAACCAGAACATTTATGTTTGGCTTAAACGTAATATTCTAA